In one Curtobacterium citreum genomic region, the following are encoded:
- a CDS encoding glycosyl hydrolase family 18 protein, which yields MLRRSGVAVVLVLSGVVLAGCATAPGSSAPAVEAYAEPGSGMVDRVTAATEHAATIGVDGVTLTEDGSGLRSVPDGVRDLARAADRGGARSELLVSNYSEALGDFSPEVGTALLGDAGNRERVARQLARAASRTGSDGVQVDLESLRARDRDGLVAFAAVLVDAVHDELGPDAEVSMAVMASISAAGFRDTGYDLRALARHVDRFVLMTYDEHGPWSDPGTIGALPWAERVVVAAEREGLPADRIDLGVAGYGYVWGGGDAGQVSPAYARTLAGDRARWSDRTGEWSAALANGRALHWSDARSYRARVALARELGLHGVALWSLGTQPLPD from the coding sequence GTGCTCCGTCGGTCAGGTGTCGCGGTCGTCCTCGTCCTGTCGGGCGTCGTGCTCGCCGGGTGCGCGACCGCGCCCGGGTCGAGCGCGCCGGCCGTCGAGGCCTACGCCGAACCCGGGTCCGGCATGGTCGACCGGGTCACCGCAGCCACCGAGCACGCGGCGACGATCGGCGTCGACGGCGTCACGCTGACCGAGGACGGGTCGGGGCTCCGGTCGGTGCCCGACGGCGTGCGGGACCTCGCGCGCGCGGCCGACCGCGGTGGTGCCCGGTCGGAGCTCCTCGTGAGCAACTACTCGGAGGCGCTCGGCGATTTCTCGCCCGAGGTCGGCACGGCGCTCCTCGGTGACGCCGGGAACCGCGAGCGCGTCGCACGGCAGCTCGCCCGGGCTGCATCGCGCACCGGCTCCGACGGCGTGCAGGTCGACCTGGAGTCCCTGCGTGCCCGGGACCGCGACGGCCTCGTGGCGTTCGCCGCGGTCCTCGTCGACGCCGTGCACGACGAACTCGGCCCCGACGCCGAGGTCTCGATGGCCGTGATGGCTTCGATTTCAGCTGCGGGGTTCCGCGACACGGGGTACGACCTCCGCGCCCTCGCCCGGCACGTCGACCGGTTCGTCCTCATGACCTACGACGAGCACGGGCCGTGGAGCGACCCGGGCACGATCGGGGCGCTGCCGTGGGCGGAGCGGGTGGTCGTCGCGGCCGAGCGCGAGGGGCTGCCGGCCGACCGGATCGACCTCGGGGTCGCGGGCTACGGGTACGTCTGGGGTGGGGGCGACGCTGGGCAGGTGTCGCCCGCCTACGCGCGGACCCTCGCGGGGGACCGGGCGCGGTGGTCGGACCGGACCGGGGAGTGGTCCGCAGCCCTCGCGAACGGCCGTGCGCTGCACTGGTCGGACGCGCGGTCCTACCGGGCACGGGTCGCGCTCGCCCGGGAGCTCGGGCTGCACGGCGTCGCGCTCTGGTCCCTCGGGACGCAGCCCCTGCCGGACTGA
- a CDS encoding cold-shock protein, with product MPVPGVVRSWDGDEGWGVVDVDEVDGGVWVHFSAIEGRTFGYLAVGEPVGVEWEMTPHPPYQAQATRVLVDESEGLPAGAAASGVLNSQLTIEWDTKNDDQSKN from the coding sequence ATGCCAGTGCCAGGGGTCGTCCGCAGCTGGGATGGCGACGAAGGTTGGGGTGTTGTCGACGTCGATGAGGTTGACGGCGGCGTCTGGGTGCACTTCAGCGCGATCGAAGGCCGAACCTTCGGCTACCTCGCCGTCGGCGAACCCGTCGGGGTGGAGTGGGAAATGACTCCTCACCCTCCCTATCAGGCTCAGGCAACACGAGTCCTCGTTGATGAGAGCGAGGGTCTTCCGGCCGGGGCTGCCGCCTCCGGTGTCCTCAACTCCCAGTTGACAATCGAGTGGGACACGAAGAACGACGACCAGTCAAAGAACTGA
- a CDS encoding LCP family protein, with protein sequence MNDVRDRSHRLNRATGIARHGRLGRRHPLRSVTKVLSGVAAVALVSTASVAAIAAKQVTDDFGDGVAIQGQPAAKAHDTELSSYQGGFNVLVVGTDNDPAQGTDYGERDATLNDVTILLHVSADHSNATAVSIPRDLVTPIPACQKPDGSGSTPAMAAQPINSAWGDGGLNCVVQTVQGLTGLPIQYSAAVSFKGVIEMSNAIGGVPVCVAQPIHDRYTGLDLPAGTNTLQGDQALAFLRTRHGVGDGSDLGRISSQQVFLSSLLRTVQSNDTLTSPPTLYKLARAAASNMQLSQSLNDVGTMVQMGRALQDLPLSQVNFVQYPGTTGGTGVYAGKVQPTTALADQLFAKIEADQSFSLGADSTGIGSEQAPATAAPAAPAAPSTPSAPAPSASAPSASAPPASSAPAVPSSADTIDGLQGQSADQQTCSRAFGS encoded by the coding sequence ATGAACGACGTCCGGGACCGGTCCCACCGGCTGAACCGAGCGACCGGCATCGCACGCCACGGACGCCTCGGCCGACGCCACCCGCTGCGGTCGGTCACGAAGGTCCTGTCAGGTGTCGCTGCCGTGGCCCTCGTGAGCACCGCGTCGGTCGCCGCCATCGCCGCGAAGCAGGTCACCGACGACTTCGGTGACGGCGTCGCGATCCAGGGGCAGCCAGCAGCGAAGGCACACGACACCGAGCTGAGCTCGTACCAGGGCGGCTTCAACGTGCTCGTCGTCGGCACGGACAACGACCCAGCGCAGGGGACCGACTACGGCGAACGGGACGCCACGCTCAACGACGTCACCATCCTGCTGCACGTCTCGGCCGACCACTCGAACGCGACCGCGGTCAGCATCCCGCGCGACCTCGTCACGCCGATCCCGGCGTGCCAGAAGCCGGACGGCAGCGGATCGACGCCCGCGATGGCGGCGCAGCCGATCAACTCCGCGTGGGGTGACGGGGGGCTGAACTGCGTCGTCCAGACCGTGCAGGGCCTGACCGGTCTGCCGATCCAGTACTCCGCCGCCGTGTCGTTCAAGGGCGTCATCGAGATGTCGAACGCCATCGGCGGCGTTCCGGTGTGCGTCGCCCAGCCGATCCACGACCGCTACACCGGGCTCGACCTGCCCGCCGGGACGAACACGTTGCAGGGGGACCAGGCCCTGGCCTTCCTGCGGACCCGGCACGGTGTCGGTGACGGCTCCGACCTCGGGCGGATCTCGAGCCAGCAGGTGTTCCTGTCCTCGTTGCTGCGGACGGTGCAGTCGAACGACACACTGACCTCGCCCCCGACGCTCTACAAGCTCGCGCGGGCCGCCGCCTCGAACATGCAGTTGTCCCAGAGCCTGAACGACGTCGGGACGATGGTGCAGATGGGTCGGGCGCTCCAGGACCTGCCGCTGTCGCAGGTGAACTTCGTGCAGTACCCGGGCACCACCGGCGGGACCGGTGTCTACGCGGGCAAGGTCCAGCCGACGACCGCTCTCGCCGACCAACTGTTCGCCAAGATCGAGGCGGACCAGTCGTTCTCGCTCGGGGCGGACAGCACCGGCATCGGGTCGGAGCAGGCGCCGGCGACGGCGGCACCCGCCGCCCCGGCGGCACCGTCCACGCCGTCGGCCCCGGCCCCGTCCGCGTCGGCTCCGTCGGCGTCGGCTCCGCCCGCATCATCAGCGCCCGCGGTGCCGTCGTCGGCCGACACGATCGACGGCCTGCAGGGGCAGTCCGCCGATCAGCAGACCTGCTCGCGCGCGTTCGGCTCCTGA
- a CDS encoding LacI family DNA-binding transcriptional regulator, with protein sequence MSPRPPTIIDVATRAGVSKSLVSMVMRDDPGVSPARRSAVLAAAADLGYRPNRAAAILAGTRTRTIGVVVDDFRNPWYVPMLDGIRAALAPHGLRLTLADTRANEHLGSSPLDDLLSLRVDGVVLAAEGFADAVVPADVPVVVAGERATVPSGLDVVASDEAAGGRSATAHLLELGHRHIVHVTGSGGPAAARRAAAVERMVAAGVTPVVVGDGPTAEATGYEGTRRALAEHPDTTAVFAANDVMAMGAIAAVRDAGLRVPEDVSVIGHDETPLAGSPLVRLTTVDPHNDEVGRLAAERLVRLIGAPTPDAAPLRLLVPPSLVVRSTTAPPRP encoded by the coding sequence GTGTCCCCTCGCCCGCCGACGATCATCGACGTCGCCACACGCGCCGGCGTCTCGAAGTCCCTCGTCTCGATGGTGATGCGCGACGACCCGGGTGTCTCCCCCGCCCGGCGGTCCGCCGTCCTCGCCGCCGCGGCGGACCTGGGCTACCGGCCGAACCGGGCGGCCGCGATCCTCGCCGGCACCCGCACCAGGACGATCGGCGTCGTCGTCGACGACTTCCGGAATCCCTGGTACGTCCCGATGCTCGACGGCATCCGCGCGGCCCTCGCCCCGCACGGCCTGCGGCTGACGCTGGCCGACACCCGCGCGAACGAACACCTCGGTTCGTCGCCGCTCGACGACCTGCTGTCCCTGCGCGTCGACGGGGTGGTGCTCGCCGCCGAGGGCTTCGCCGACGCCGTCGTCCCGGCGGACGTCCCGGTCGTGGTCGCGGGCGAACGGGCGACCGTCCCGTCCGGCCTGGACGTGGTCGCCTCCGACGAGGCCGCCGGCGGCCGGTCCGCGACCGCTCACCTGCTCGAGCTGGGTCACCGGCACATCGTCCACGTCACCGGCTCGGGAGGCCCGGCTGCCGCCCGCCGCGCCGCCGCCGTCGAGCGGATGGTCGCCGCCGGCGTCACCCCCGTGGTCGTCGGCGACGGCCCCACCGCCGAGGCCACGGGCTACGAGGGCACCCGTCGTGCGCTCGCGGAGCACCCGGACACGACGGCGGTGTTCGCCGCGAACGACGTCATGGCGATGGGCGCGATCGCGGCGGTCCGGGACGCCGGACTCCGGGTCCCCGAGGACGTGTCGGTCATCGGGCACGACGAGACCCCGCTGGCGGGATCGCCCCTGGTGCGCCTGACGACGGTGGACCCGCACAACGACGAGGTCGGACGACTGGCGGCCGAGCGGCTCGTCCGGCTGATCGGGGCACCGACGCCGGACGCGGCACCGCTGCGCCTGCTCGTGCCGCCGTCGCTCGTCGTCCGGTCGACCACGGCGCCACCGCGGCCCTGA
- a CDS encoding GntR family transcriptional regulator: MERASASAGGVPDPSAIRRSLLRDAVFLKLLENVLRGVYRRGQRLRLDDIANDMQVSRTPVREALVPLEALRLVSVQRYIGVVVAQWTVGQMVERLRITRSLVGEPPVAAPATVERFRPEWLDDCATEAGALVELGSWTLRRRGALISADWLVAQRAVLDMFFTDDVAAANGIDAVVGRRERLRQVERALAAAERDQVDECAAVLVGLSRDLIALPERFRSAA; this comes from the coding sequence ATGGAACGCGCATCGGCCTCCGCCGGCGGTGTCCCGGACCCGTCTGCCATCCGCCGCAGTCTGCTCCGGGACGCGGTCTTCCTCAAGCTGCTCGAGAACGTCCTGCGCGGGGTCTACCGGCGCGGGCAGCGGCTCCGGCTCGACGACATCGCGAACGACATGCAGGTGTCGCGGACCCCGGTGCGCGAAGCCCTCGTCCCGCTCGAGGCACTGCGGCTCGTCAGCGTGCAGCGGTACATCGGCGTGGTGGTCGCCCAGTGGACGGTGGGGCAGATGGTCGAGCGGCTCCGGATCACGCGCAGCCTGGTCGGGGAACCCCCTGTGGCGGCGCCCGCGACGGTCGAACGCTTCCGTCCGGAGTGGCTCGACGACTGTGCGACCGAGGCCGGGGCACTCGTCGAGCTCGGGTCCTGGACCCTCCGACGGCGTGGGGCGCTCATCAGTGCCGACTGGCTGGTCGCGCAGCGGGCCGTGCTCGACATGTTCTTCACGGACGACGTCGCCGCAGCGAACGGCATCGACGCGGTCGTCGGGCGGCGTGAGCGCCTGCGGCAGGTCGAACGGGCGCTCGCCGCGGCGGAACGCGACCAGGTCGACGAATGTGCGGCGGTGCTGGTCGGCCTGTCCCGCGACCTCATCGCACTCCCCGAGCGGTTCCGTTCGGCGGCGTGA
- a CDS encoding ImmA/IrrE family metallo-endopeptidase → MKLGMRVYRAYLDDDESGRISKRAGEPAEIVINANEPLLRQNFTCAHELGHWFERERQDDGEYSFVDHRNAKPNDAREWFAEHFAANLLMPTREFIAAADEGLSVASLSDRFVVSQPAVRSRLRALGLLDGGH, encoded by the coding sequence ATGAAGCTCGGCATGCGCGTGTACCGTGCCTACCTCGACGATGACGAGTCGGGGAGGATCAGCAAGCGTGCTGGGGAACCGGCCGAGATTGTCATCAATGCAAACGAGCCGCTACTGCGGCAGAACTTCACGTGCGCCCACGAACTCGGCCACTGGTTCGAGAGAGAGCGCCAAGACGACGGTGAGTATTCGTTCGTCGACCATCGCAATGCCAAGCCCAACGACGCGCGCGAGTGGTTCGCAGAGCATTTCGCGGCTAATCTGTTAATGCCGACGCGCGAGTTCATCGCTGCAGCGGACGAGGGCCTCAGCGTCGCGTCGCTGTCGGATCGCTTCGTCGTCTCGCAGCCGGCAGTCCGCAGCCGTCTCCGCGCTCTCGGACTTCTCGATGGCGGGCATTGA
- a CDS encoding IS3 family transposase (programmed frameshift) has translation MVKAYPEEFRRDVIAVARKGEASVRQVAKDFGVSESCLARWLRLADRDDGISAAAAPSGRAVEQAELRDAQKRIRLLEQENEILRRAAAYFAQFAAPKMIYPLVLELAADRIPVAVACRVLGFSKQAFYRWRASPVSNRDWDDAHLTNAAIDAHRDDPTFGYRFIADDLQAAGHRVSERRVWRLCSQQRLWSLHAKKRGLHRKAGPPVHDDRVRRAFTAPDLDRLWLTDITEHRTGEGKLYLCAIKDACSRRIVGYSISDRMRSSLAVAALQMAVQRRNPAGTVVHSDRGSQFRSKRFVRAIEDAGLLGSMGRVGACADNAAMESFFALLQKNVLNRTRWATREELRLAIITWIEATYHRKRRQRGLGKLTPIEYETIINPQVALAA, from the exons ATGGTGAAGGCGTATCCGGAAGAGTTCCGCCGTGATGTGATCGCGGTCGCTCGGAAGGGTGAGGCGTCGGTGCGGCAGGTCGCGAAGGACTTCGGAGTGTCCGAGTCCTGCCTGGCCCGCTGGCTGCGCCTCGCGGACCGCGACGACGGCATCAGCGCTGCAGCGGCTCCGTCGGGGAGAGCGGTCGAGCAGGCGGAGCTGCGGGACGCGCAGAAACGGATCCGGTTGCTCGAGCAGGAGAACGAGATCCTCCGCCGGGCGGCGGCGTACTTCGCCCAGT TCGCAGCTCCCAAAATGATCTACCCGCTGGTCCTCGAACTCGCCGCAGACCGGATCCCGGTCGCGGTGGCCTGCCGGGTGCTGGGATTCTCGAAGCAGGCGTTCTATCGGTGGCGTGCGAGCCCCGTGTCGAACCGCGACTGGGACGACGCGCACCTGACCAACGCTGCGATTGACGCGCACCGGGATGACCCGACGTTCGGGTACCGGTTCATCGCCGACGACCTCCAAGCGGCCGGCCACCGGGTTTCGGAACGGCGGGTGTGGCGGTTGTGCTCCCAGCAGCGGCTCTGGTCATTGCACGCGAAGAAACGCGGCCTGCACCGCAAGGCGGGACCACCAGTGCACGACGACCGGGTCCGACGGGCGTTCACGGCACCGGATCTGGACCGGTTGTGGTTGACGGACATCACGGAGCATCGGACCGGTGAGGGCAAGCTCTACCTCTGCGCGATCAAGGACGCGTGCTCGCGGCGCATCGTCGGCTACTCGATCAGTGACCGGATGCGTTCCTCGCTCGCCGTCGCGGCCCTGCAGATGGCAGTGCAGCGCCGGAACCCGGCCGGGACGGTCGTGCACTCGGACCGCGGCAGCCAGTTTCGTTCCAAGCGCTTCGTCCGTGCGATCGAGGACGCCGGGCTGCTTGGGTCGATGGGGCGGGTCGGGGCGTGCGCGGACAACGCGGCGATGGAATCCTTTTTCGCGCTCCTGCAGAAGAACGTCCTCAACCGGACACGATGGGCCACCCGGGAAGAGCTCCGGCTCGCGATCATCACCTGGATCGAAGCGACCTACCACCGGAAACGACGGCAACGAGGTCTCGGCAAGTTGACCCCGATCGAGTACGAGACGATCATCAACCCACAGGTCGCACTCGCGGCCTAA